AGGTAAATTGTGCTCTAAACGATAAGGTAAATCAGGGTTTGCAATAAACTTTCTGCCGAATGCAACATAGTCAACTAAGCCTTCACCAATGAGTTTATCGGCCTTTGCTAATGTGTAATTACCTGCCACCACTATTTTGCCACCAAAGCTTTCACGTAATTTAACTCTAAACTCATCTGTTACGAGGGGAGCATCATCCCAATCAGCTTCCGCTAAATGCAGATAAGCAATGCCAAGTTCATCAAACTTTTTAGCTAAATATAAAATTGCATCGATTGCTTGCGGATCATCCATGCCTCTTTGTGTAATAAAAGGAGCTAATCGAATAGCCGTTTTTTCTGGGCCGATAGCTTGGCTAATTGAGGTAATGATTTGCAGCGCGAACTTTGCTCTATTTTCAATATTACCGCCGTATTCATCGGTACGTTTGTTTGATGTTTGCCTTAGAAATTGATCGATTAAATAGCCATTGCCTGCATGTACCTCAACGCCATCAAACCCTGCTGCAATCGCATTCAAAGCAGCTTGTTTATAGTCTTCAACAATGCCCTTAATTTCATTGTTCGATAATTCACGTGGTGTAGGACAATCAAGCATTTGGCCTTCGCCACTTTCATCAACCACCCACACTTGCGCATTTGGAGCAATAGCACTTGGCGCAACCG
The nucleotide sequence above comes from Pseudoalteromonas shioyasakiensis. Encoded proteins:
- a CDS encoding alkene reductase, whose product is MKNRVFNTDQIGHHKTANKIVMAPMTRSRTAQPGDIPTSLMAEYYAQRASAGFIVSEATQISAQGKGYSFTPGIYTEEQINGWRKVTQAVHEQNGLIFSQLWHVGRMSHSVFHPDGLPVAPSAIAPNAQVWVVDESGEGQMLDCPTPRELSNNEIKGIVEDYKQAALNAIAAGFDGVEVHAGNGYLIDQFLRQTSNKRTDEYGGNIENRAKFALQIITSISQAIGPEKTAIRLAPFITQRGMDDPQAIDAILYLAKKFDELGIAYLHLAEADWDDAPLVTDEFRVKLRESFGGKIVVAGNYTLAKADKLIGEGLVDYVAFGRKFIANPDLPYRLEHNLPLNEISDPTTLFGGDERGYTDYPVYQGNK